Proteins co-encoded in one Sulfuricystis thermophila genomic window:
- the cimA gene encoding citramalate synthase, with protein sequence MAQISIYDSTLRDGAQAQGISYSVEDKLKIVAHLDALGVAWIEAGNPGSNPKDLEFFSRAGALELEHARLIAFGATRKAGRPVGEDANLQSLLAAGTAAVAIFGKSWDAQVRDVLRTSLSENLAMIADTVRFLKERGKTVVFDAEHFFDGWKSHADYALKTLAAAAAAGADCLCLCDTNGGAFPEEIYEITRAVGARFPGCVIGIHCHNDGEMAVANSIRAVQAGATQVQGTINGLGERCGNANLCSIIPNLQLKLGYECIPDQALRHLTNVARAVSEIANLPLPDKAPYVGSHAFAHKGGMHIDAVVKKPASYEHIDPALVGNSRRVLMSEVAGRSTLLSRLQTIDPSLGKDSPETKKIIDKLKTLEHEGYQFEAAESSFDLVVRKLLGRYRPFFELVEFKVLTNEPAVNDVNSSVIIKVRVGEQEVLTVAEGDGPVNALDKAARKALERLYPAIGEVRLTDYKVRVLDSDKASAAKVRVLIESSDGRERWTTVGVSTDILNASWQALVDSLEYKLLKDQEGN encoded by the coding sequence ATGGCACAGATTTCGATCTACGACTCCACGCTGCGCGACGGCGCGCAGGCACAAGGCATTTCCTATTCGGTCGAGGACAAGCTGAAGATCGTCGCGCATCTCGACGCGCTCGGTGTTGCCTGGATCGAGGCCGGCAATCCCGGCTCGAATCCGAAGGATCTGGAATTCTTCTCCCGCGCCGGGGCGCTCGAGCTCGAGCATGCCCGGCTGATTGCCTTCGGCGCCACGCGCAAGGCCGGTCGCCCGGTCGGTGAGGATGCGAACCTCCAGTCGCTGCTCGCGGCCGGCACCGCCGCCGTGGCGATCTTCGGCAAGAGCTGGGATGCCCAGGTGCGCGACGTGCTGCGCACTTCGCTGAGCGAAAACCTGGCGATGATCGCCGACACGGTGCGCTTCCTGAAGGAGCGCGGCAAGACCGTCGTCTTCGATGCCGAGCATTTCTTCGACGGCTGGAAGAGCCATGCCGATTACGCGTTGAAAACACTGGCGGCGGCTGCGGCGGCCGGAGCCGACTGCCTTTGTCTATGCGATACCAATGGCGGCGCGTTTCCCGAGGAGATCTACGAGATCACCCGCGCGGTCGGCGCGCGCTTTCCCGGCTGCGTCATCGGCATCCATTGCCACAACGACGGCGAAATGGCGGTGGCGAATTCGATCCGCGCCGTGCAGGCCGGCGCGACCCAGGTGCAGGGCACGATCAACGGACTGGGCGAGCGCTGCGGCAACGCCAATCTCTGTTCGATCATTCCCAACCTGCAGCTCAAGCTCGGCTACGAGTGCATTCCCGATCAGGCGCTGCGGCATCTGACCAATGTCGCGCGTGCGGTGAGCGAGATCGCCAACCTGCCGCTTCCTGACAAGGCCCCCTACGTCGGCAGCCATGCCTTCGCCCACAAGGGCGGCATGCACATCGACGCGGTGGTGAAGAAACCGGCCTCCTATGAGCACATCGATCCGGCGCTGGTCGGCAACAGCCGGCGCGTGCTGATGTCCGAGGTGGCGGGGCGCAGCACGCTGCTCTCGCGCCTCCAGACGATCGACCCTTCGCTCGGCAAGGATTCGCCGGAGACGAAGAAGATCATCGACAAGCTCAAGACGCTCGAACACGAGGGCTACCAGTTCGAGGCGGCGGAAAGCTCCTTCGATCTCGTCGTGCGCAAGCTGCTCGGCCGTTACCGGCCGTTCTTCGAGCTGGTCGAGTTCAAGGTGCTCACCAACGAGCCTGCCGTCAATGACGTGAATTCGTCGGTGATCATCAAGGTGCGTGTCGGCGAGCAGGAGGTGCTCACCGTCGCCGAGGGCGACGGCCCGGTCAACGCCCTCGACAAGGCGGCGCGGAAGGCGCTCGAACGGCTCTACCCGGCGATCGGCGAGGTGCGTCTGACCGACTACAAGGTGCGGGTGCTCGATTCGGACAAGGCCTCGGCGGCCAAGGTGCGCGTGTTGATCGAATCGAGCGACGGGCGCGAGCGCTGGACCACCGTCGGCGTGTCGACGGATATCCTCAACGCTTCGTGGCAGGCGCTGGTAGACTCGCTCGAATACAAGCTGCTCAAGGACCAGGAAGGAAACTGA
- the leuC gene encoding 3-isopropylmalate dehydratase large subunit, whose product MAGKTLYDKLWDSHVVREEDDGTCLIYIDRHLVHEVTSPQAFEGLRLAGRKPWRAQSVVATADHNTPTDHWERGIEDPISRLQVETLDQNIHDFGALVYYPFKHPNQGIIHVIGPENGITLPGMTIVCGDSHTSTHGAFGALAHGIGTSEVEHVLATQTLVAKKSKRMLIEVKGKVGAGVTAKDIALAIIGKIGTAGGTGFAVEFAGEAIRDLSMEGRMTVCNMAIEAGARAGLVAPDDKTFAYLEGRPFAPKGALWDQALAYWRTLHSDADADFDAVVTIDAASIEPQVTWGTSPEQVVPVGGRVPNPADEQDPVKRAAIERALNYMGLTAGTPIQSIGVDKVFIGSCTNSRIEDLRAAAAVVRGKKKAASVKQVLVVPGSGQVRRQAEAEGLDKIFIDAGFEWREPGCSMCLAMNADRLEPGERCASTSNRNFEGRQGAGGRTHLVSPQMAAAAAIVGHFVDIRSFS is encoded by the coding sequence ATGGCTGGCAAGACGCTCTACGACAAACTCTGGGATTCGCACGTCGTCCGCGAGGAGGATGACGGCACCTGTCTGATCTACATCGACCGCCATCTGGTGCATGAGGTGACCAGCCCGCAGGCCTTCGAGGGGCTGCGTCTGGCCGGCCGCAAGCCCTGGCGGGCGCAAAGCGTGGTCGCCACCGCCGACCACAACACGCCGACCGATCACTGGGAGCGCGGCATCGAAGATCCGATTTCGCGCCTGCAGGTCGAGACGCTCGACCAGAACATCCATGATTTTGGCGCGCTGGTCTATTACCCGTTCAAGCATCCCAACCAGGGCATCATCCACGTCATCGGCCCGGAAAACGGCATCACCCTGCCGGGGATGACGATCGTCTGCGGCGACAGCCACACCTCGACACACGGCGCCTTCGGCGCGCTGGCGCACGGCATCGGCACGTCCGAGGTCGAGCACGTGCTCGCCACACAGACGCTGGTGGCGAAGAAGTCCAAGCGCATGCTGATCGAGGTCAAGGGCAAAGTCGGCGCTGGCGTCACGGCAAAGGACATCGCACTGGCGATCATCGGCAAGATCGGCACGGCCGGCGGCACCGGTTTCGCCGTGGAATTCGCCGGCGAGGCGATCCGCGATCTGTCGATGGAAGGGCGCATGACCGTCTGCAACATGGCGATCGAAGCCGGCGCGCGCGCCGGGCTCGTGGCGCCCGATGACAAGACCTTCGCCTATCTCGAAGGGCGGCCCTTCGCGCCGAAAGGCGCGCTGTGGGACCAGGCGCTCGCCTACTGGCGCACGCTGCACAGCGATGCCGACGCGGATTTCGACGCCGTCGTCACGATCGACGCCGCAAGCATCGAGCCGCAGGTGACCTGGGGCACCTCGCCCGAACAGGTGGTGCCGGTCGGCGGCCGGGTACCCAATCCCGCCGACGAGCAAGACCCGGTCAAGCGCGCCGCGATCGAACGCGCCCTGAACTACATGGGGCTCACCGCCGGCACGCCGATCCAGTCGATCGGCGTGGACAAGGTGTTCATCGGCAGCTGCACCAACTCGCGCATTGAGGATCTGCGCGCGGCCGCGGCGGTGGTGCGCGGCAAGAAGAAGGCCGCCAGCGTGAAGCAGGTGCTGGTGGTGCCCGGTTCCGGCCAGGTCAGACGCCAGGCCGAGGCCGAGGGGCTGGACAAGATCTTCATCGACGCCGGTTTCGAATGGCGCGAGCCGGGCTGCTCGATGTGTCTGGCGATGAATGCCGACCGTCTCGAGCCGGGCGAGCGCTGTGCCTCGACCTCGAACCGCAATTTCGAAGGCCGCCAGGGTGCCGGCGGCCGCACCCACCTCGTCAGTCCGCAGATGGCCGCCGCCGCCGCCATCGTCGGCCACTTCGTCGATATCCGGAGTTTTTCATGA
- the leuD gene encoding 3-isopropylmalate dehydratase small subunit translates to MKPFTSLDGLVCPLDRANVDTDAIIPKQFLKSIKRSGFGPYLFDEWRYEDVGQPGMDCSKRPLRKDFVLNQPRYQGAEILLARDNFGCGSSREHAPWAIADYGFRVIIAPSFADIFFSNCYKNGLLPIVAAHEIVDRLFRECEATPGYRLHVDLETQTVRLPSGDSFTFEITPHRKHCLLNGLDEIGLTLQHADEIRAFEQRHKTAQPWLFA, encoded by the coding sequence ATGAAGCCCTTCACCTCCCTCGATGGCCTCGTCTGCCCACTCGACCGCGCGAACGTCGACACCGACGCGATCATCCCGAAGCAGTTTTTGAAGTCGATCAAGCGTTCCGGCTTCGGGCCGTATCTCTTCGACGAATGGCGTTACGAGGACGTCGGCCAACCCGGCATGGATTGCAGCAAGCGCCCGCTGAGGAAGGATTTCGTCCTCAACCAGCCGCGCTACCAGGGCGCGGAGATCCTGCTGGCGCGCGACAACTTCGGTTGCGGCTCATCCCGCGAACACGCCCCGTGGGCGATCGCCGATTATGGTTTTCGTGTCATCATCGCCCCGTCGTTCGCCGACATCTTCTTCTCCAACTGCTACAAGAACGGCCTCCTGCCGATCGTCGCCGCGCACGAGATCGTCGATCGGCTATTCCGCGAATGTGAGGCGACCCCGGGCTATCGCCTGCACGTCGATCTGGAGACGCAGACCGTGCGCCTGCCCAGCGGCGATTCGTTCACCTTCGAGATCACGCCGCACCGCAAGCACTGTCTGTTGAACGGCCTCGACGAGATCGGCCTGACGCTGCAGCACGCCGACGAGATCCGCGCCTTCGAGCAAAGGCACAAGACCGCGCAGCCCTGGCTGTTTGCCTGA
- the cfa gene encoding cyclopropane fatty acyl phospholipid synthase has translation METCSGHDWRAETVHPAPPAVLAELAAIAGVRFNGDAPWDIRVHDEDVYRLILTRGPLGFGEAYMDGLWDCARLDELFYRLLKHRIDERLGGWNRLRLLGEMLRHRFLNLQSPRRAFQVGVEHYDIGNDVFAAMLDPTMSYSCAYWRDAADLAAAQQAKLDLVCRKLGLEPGERVLEIGCGWGGFAHYAATHYGVEVFGITVSKEQQRLAAERCAGLPVTIALMDYREVTGQFDKIVSIGMFEHVGPKNYPAYFEVARRALAPQGLLLLHTIGIDRTTPHTDPWIDKYIFPNGKLPSAAEIARAIDGRFVLEDWHNFGPDYDRTLMAWWDNFDRAWPALAPKYGERFRRMWRYYLMSCAGFFRSRQGQLWQIVLSRPERSGDYRSIR, from the coding sequence ATGGAAACCTGTTCCGGGCATGATTGGCGCGCCGAAACCGTCCACCCCGCCCCGCCGGCCGTACTGGCCGAGCTGGCGGCGATCGCCGGCGTGCGCTTCAACGGCGATGCGCCGTGGGACATCCGTGTCCATGATGAGGACGTTTATCGGCTGATCCTGACGCGCGGTCCGCTGGGCTTTGGCGAAGCCTACATGGACGGCCTGTGGGACTGCGCACGGCTCGACGAGCTGTTTTACCGTCTGCTCAAACACCGCATCGACGAACGGCTCGGCGGCTGGAACCGGCTGCGGCTGCTGGGCGAGATGCTGCGGCACCGCTTCCTCAACCTGCAGTCGCCGCGGAGGGCCTTCCAGGTCGGCGTCGAGCACTACGACATCGGCAACGACGTCTTCGCCGCGATGCTCGATCCGACGATGAGCTATTCCTGCGCCTACTGGCGCGATGCCGCGGATCTGGCCGCCGCCCAGCAGGCCAAGCTCGATCTGGTCTGTCGCAAACTCGGGCTCGAGCCCGGCGAGCGGGTGCTCGAAATCGGCTGCGGCTGGGGCGGTTTTGCCCACTATGCCGCGACGCACTACGGTGTCGAGGTGTTCGGTATCACCGTCTCGAAGGAACAGCAGCGGCTCGCGGCCGAGCGCTGCGCCGGTCTGCCGGTGACGATCGCGCTGATGGATTACCGCGAAGTCACCGGCCAGTTCGACAAGATCGTTTCGATCGGCATGTTCGAGCATGTCGGGCCGAAGAACTATCCGGCCTATTTCGAGGTCGCGCGCCGCGCGCTCGCCCCGCAAGGGCTGCTCCTCCTCCATACCATCGGCATCGACCGCACGACGCCGCACACCGATCCGTGGATCGACAAATACATCTTCCCGAACGGCAAGCTGCCCTCGGCCGCCGAGATCGCACGGGCCATCGACGGCCGTTTCGTGCTCGAAGACTGGCACAATTTCGGGCCGGATTACGATCGCACCCTGATGGCCTGGTGGGACAATTTCGACCGCGCCTGGCCGGCACTGGCGCCGAAGTATGGCGAGCGCTTCCGCCGCATGTGGCGGTATTACCTGATGAGCTGCGCCGGTTTCTTCCGTTCGCGCCAGGGCCAGTTGTGGCAGATCGTATTGAGCCGGCCGGAGCGCAGCGGCGATTACCGCTCGATACGCTGA
- a CDS encoding methyltransferase domain-containing protein: MSGPTREFWNERFATGSIPWDRGAPNPQLLSWLADGTLVSGQQIVVPGCGQGWEVAALAAAGLEVTGIDFAPEALTLCQRLLERDGSQARLIDADVLHWQPAATVDAIFEQTCLCALYPDYWTHYAAQLHRWLRPGGKLLALFLQAPRPSAAEGFIEGPPYHCDINAMRALFPATLWHWPKPPYPRSENRRIEREELAVVLIRK, from the coding sequence ATGAGCGGACCGACACGCGAATTCTGGAACGAACGCTTCGCCACCGGCAGCATCCCGTGGGATCGCGGCGCGCCGAACCCGCAGCTCTTGAGCTGGCTCGCCGACGGCACGCTCGTTTCAGGCCAGCAGATCGTCGTGCCCGGCTGTGGCCAGGGTTGGGAAGTCGCGGCGCTCGCCGCGGCGGGCCTCGAGGTCACCGGCATCGACTTCGCGCCGGAGGCGCTGACGCTGTGCCAACGGCTCTTGGAGCGCGACGGAAGCCAAGCCCGGCTCATCGATGCCGACGTGCTGCACTGGCAACCGGCGGCGACGGTCGATGCGATCTTCGAGCAGACCTGTCTGTGCGCGCTCTATCCGGACTATTGGACCCACTATGCCGCGCAGCTCCATCGCTGGCTCAGGCCCGGCGGCAAGCTGCTCGCGCTCTTTCTGCAGGCGCCGCGTCCCTCGGCGGCCGAAGGTTTCATCGAAGGCCCGCCCTATCACTGCGACATCAACGCGATGCGCGCGCTGTTTCCGGCAACGCTGTGGCACTGGCCAAAGCCGCCTTACCCGCGTAGCGAAAACCGGCGCATCGAGCGCGAAGAGCTGGCGGTGGTGCTGATCCGCAAGTGA